The following proteins come from a genomic window of Methanospirillum lacunae:
- a CDS encoding F420-dependent methylenetetrahydromethanopterin dehydrogenase, whose amino-acid sequence MVVKVGIAKLGNIASGVMAELLLDERADREDMQTFMATSGTKLQPEDIDRVVSNMKAWGPDFCVVVSPNGVLPGPKGAREALAAAGIPCVVITDDITSKKEEWEALKASEFGYIIMKGDSMIGARREFLDPIEMADFNGNLVKVLALTGAFRKLQVALDEVIDQVKAGKKGKDLALPKIVMTSDKAVEGEFSNPYAYAKARAAYEISSAVAGVNVKGCFMTKGFENYTPIVASAHEMMRQAAFLCDEAREMEKATDAVIRKPHKNDGTRVAKKTLISKPE is encoded by the coding sequence ATGGTAGTAAAAGTAGGAATAGCAAAACTTGGAAATATCGCAAGCGGTGTCATGGCAGAACTTCTCCTTGATGAGAGGGCAGACCGTGAAGATATGCAGACCTTTATGGCCACCTCGGGGACCAAACTCCAGCCAGAAGATATCGACCGTGTCGTCTCAAATATGAAGGCATGGGGTCCTGACTTCTGTGTCGTTGTTTCTCCAAATGGAGTTCTTCCAGGGCCAAAAGGAGCACGCGAGGCACTCGCTGCAGCAGGCATTCCCTGTGTTGTCATCACCGACGACATCACCTCCAAGAAAGAAGAGTGGGAAGCACTCAAGGCAAGCGAATTCGGATACATCATCATGAAGGGAGACTCCATGATCGGTGCACGCCGCGAATTCCTTGACCCCATTGAGATGGCTGACTTCAACGGAAACCTTGTCAAGGTTCTCGCACTTACTGGTGCATTCCGCAAACTTCAGGTTGCACTTGACGAGGTTATCGACCAGGTAAAGGCAGGAAAGAAGGGCAAGGACCTTGCACTGCCAAAGATCGTCATGACTTCAGACAAGGCTGTTGAAGGCGAGTTCAGCAACCCATACGCCTATGCAAAAGCACGGGCAGCATACGAAATCTCTAGCGCTGTTGCAGGAGTCAATGTTAAGGGCTGCTTTATGACCAAGGGCTTTGAAAACTACACTCCAATCGTTGCATCAGCACACGAAATGATGCGCCAGGCTGCATTCCTCTGTGATGAAGCACGTGAGATGGAGAAGGCAACCGACGCTGTCATCCGCAAGCCACACAAGAACGATGGAACACGCGTTGCAAAGAAGACCCTTATCAGCAAACCTGAATAA